GCGGCGGAAAGCCAGAAGCGACGCATGACGTGCCTTCTCCCTACAGCGGCGGGCTTATTCCCACTCGATCGTGCCCGGAGGCTTGGAGGTGATGTCGTAGGTGCAGCGGTTGATGCCCTTCACCTCGTTGATGATCCGCGTGGCGGTCTCGCCGAGGAACTCATGGCTGAAGGGATAATAATCCGCCGTCATGCCGTCCACCGAGGTGACCGCGCGCAGGGCGCAGGCGTAGTCATAGGTGCGGCCATCGCCCATCACGCCCACGGTGCGCACCGGCAGGATCGCCACGAAGGCTTGCCAGATGTCATCGTAAAGCCCGTGGCGGCGGATCTGGTCGATGTAGATCGCATCGGCCTCGCGCAGGATCGCGAGCTTTTCGCGGGTGATCTCGCCGGGGCAGCGGATCGCAAGGCCGGGGCCGGGGAAGGGGTGGCGGCCGATGAAGCTTTGCGGCAGGCCCAGCTCGTGGCCCAGCGCGCGCACTTCGTCCTTGAACAGCTCGCGCAGCGGCTCAACGAGTTTCAACCCCATCTTCTCAGGCAGCCCGCCCACATTGTGGTGGCTCTTGATCGTCACCGAAGGCCCGCCGGAGAAGGACACGCTTTCGATCACGTCCGGGTAAAGCGTGCCCTGCGCAAGGAATTCCGCACCCTCGATGGTGTCGGCGTGTTTCTGGAACACGTCGATGAAGAGCTTACCGATGATCTTGCGCTTGGTTTCCGGGTCCGACTGGCCTTCCAGCTCGCCAAGGAACAGCTCGCTCTCATCGGCGTGGATCAGGCGGATGTTGTAATTGTCGCGGAACATGGCGACGACTTCTTCCGCCTCATTCTTGCGCAACAGGCCGTGGTCCACGAAGACGCAGGTCAACTGATCGCCGATCGCCTCGTGGATCAGGATCGCGGCCACGGAGGAATCGACGCCGCCGGAGAGGCCGCAGATCACCTGCTTGTCGCCCACCTGCGCGCGGATCGCTTCGATCATCTGCTCGCGATAAGCGCCCATCGTCCAGTCGCCGGAGAAGCCGGCAAGGCGGACGAAGTTCTCATAGAGCGTCTTGCCATTGGGCGTGTGGTGCACTTCGGGGTGGAACTGCACCGCGTAGAAGTTGCGCGAAAGATCCGCCGTGATCGCATAGGGCGCGTTGGGGGAGGTGCCATAGACCTCGAACCCCGGCGCAAGCTGGCTCACGTGATCGCCGTGGCTCATCCAGACCTGCTCCTTGCCTTCAAGGAACCAGCCGTTGAGCAGCGGAATGCGGGCCTCGGACGGCGTGACATAGGCGCGGCCGAACTCGGCGGTGCCATGGCCGCTTTCCACCTTGCCGCCCAGCTGGTGCATCATCACCTGCTGGCCGTAGCAAATGCCGAGGATCGGCACGCCCAGCTCGAAAATCCCTTCCGGCGCGCGGGGGCTTCCCTCGCGGGTGACGCTGTCGGGGCCACCGGAAAAGATCACCGCCTTGGGCGCCAGCGCGCGGACCATCTCCATGGTCACACTCTGGTAGGGGTGGATTTCGCAATAGACATTCAGCTCCCGCAGACGGCGCGCGATCAGCTGCGTCACCTGGGAGCCGAAATCGATGATCAGGAGGGTCTCGTGGGATGTGCTCGTCATGCCTGTGGCAATAGGCTTGGGGGGCGTTTCTTGCAAGCCCGTTTCGCTGCGGCAAGCGGCCTAAAGCGATGGGGCGATGTCGTTTCTTTTTCCCAGAGGACGCAAAACCGAGGGGCAGGGGGCGCGGCAGGCAGTAGATAGGCTGGGAATAGTCCCAAGACAGATGCCCAAGGAGGTATGGAGATGGCCGAAGCAGCAACCCGTCGGCGTGGTGGTGGCGGAGCCGCCCGACGTGCCGA
The sequence above is drawn from the Pseudoruegeria sp. SHC-113 genome and encodes:
- the guaA gene encoding glutamine-hydrolyzing GMP synthase, whose amino-acid sequence is MTSTSHETLLIIDFGSQVTQLIARRLRELNVYCEIHPYQSVTMEMVRALAPKAVIFSGGPDSVTREGSPRAPEGIFELGVPILGICYGQQVMMHQLGGKVESGHGTAEFGRAYVTPSEARIPLLNGWFLEGKEQVWMSHGDHVSQLAPGFEVYGTSPNAPYAITADLSRNFYAVQFHPEVHHTPNGKTLYENFVRLAGFSGDWTMGAYREQMIEAIRAQVGDKQVICGLSGGVDSSVAAILIHEAIGDQLTCVFVDHGLLRKNEAEEVVAMFRDNYNIRLIHADESELFLGELEGQSDPETKRKIIGKLFIDVFQKHADTIEGAEFLAQGTLYPDVIESVSFSGGPSVTIKSHHNVGGLPEKMGLKLVEPLRELFKDEVRALGHELGLPQSFIGRHPFPGPGLAIRCPGEITREKLAILREADAIYIDQIRRHGLYDDIWQAFVAILPVRTVGVMGDGRTYDYACALRAVTSVDGMTADYYPFSHEFLGETATRIINEVKGINRCTYDITSKPPGTIEWE